From one Symbiobacterium terraclitae genomic stretch:
- a CDS encoding type II secretion system F family protein, with protein sequence MALLIAGLAAAACFLLLMPPAASSHGAPAAPPRRFPAAQAQRRGDAPGWLARRLAGLMASGRVARDLAVSGWDETLEELASRKLRLAGLALSAALLLALLGQGVGGAVALAAAVWAFQAPDLEVRRAAAARRAAIQRDLPYFLFTLAVLAESGLQLLPALDHYARNSRTALGRAVEAALAEIRLGQPPALAFLDMAQRLDVRDLTRFVGALVQTMEKGTDGLAATLRQQAETAWDKRRRLAQELGARASVKLLLPLVLFVLPAVLAMAAGPAIYAFLTQLGP encoded by the coding sequence ATGGCACTGCTGATCGCGGGACTCGCTGCCGCAGCCTGCTTCCTGCTCCTGATGCCCCCTGCCGCGTCATCCCATGGCGCCCCGGCCGCCCCGCCCCGAAGGTTCCCGGCGGCGCAGGCCCAAAGGCGGGGGGACGCCCCCGGGTGGCTCGCCCGGCGGCTCGCCGGCCTCATGGCCAGCGGCAGGGTGGCGCGGGATCTGGCGGTCTCGGGATGGGATGAGACGCTGGAGGAGCTGGCCAGCCGCAAGCTCCGCCTGGCCGGGCTTGCCCTGTCGGCCGCGCTGCTGCTCGCCTTGCTGGGGCAGGGCGTCGGCGGGGCGGTGGCCCTGGCCGCGGCGGTCTGGGCGTTTCAGGCGCCCGACCTGGAGGTCCGCCGCGCCGCCGCAGCGCGCCGGGCGGCCATCCAGAGGGACCTGCCCTACTTCCTCTTCACGCTGGCCGTCCTCGCCGAGTCGGGCCTCCAACTGCTGCCCGCGCTGGACCACTACGCCCGCAACAGCCGGACGGCGCTGGGCCGGGCGGTCGAGGCGGCGCTGGCCGAGATCCGGCTCGGGCAGCCCCCGGCACTCGCCTTCCTCGACATGGCACAGCGGCTGGACGTGCGCGACCTCACCCGCTTCGTGGGCGCCCTTGTCCAGACGATGGAGAAGGGCACGGACGGGCTCGCCGCCACGCTGCGCCAGCAGGCCGAGACCGCCTGGGACAAGCGGAGGCGCCTGGCCCAGGAGCTGGGCGCACGGGCCAGCGTCAAGCTCCTGCTGCCGCTGGTGCTCTTCGTCCTCCCCGCCGTCCTGGCCATGGCCGCCGGACCCGCCATCTACGCCTTCCTGACGCAGCTCGGCCCGTGA
- a CDS encoding Tad domain-containing protein → MRPGRTAERGSTSALFIFIWSVALIAVGIALDVGRVFVLREQLRTAEEAAALAGVLQARYVVEARFRREENRPIPVCAELEPTEPPECHLVDHWVAIEPVIIRGPEAEVWPEAHRLWAAQCNRYNVRCSRQYFAAECWIEPRSDWAAVRSAALSAFQANARWGGQARTAGPVAVEVETGGGSKPRQLRVSVTAVLEMETLLLPILGVDSLMVTTPGEPTAAELVRREWTGQKVWIGGVQVPSPCLSP, encoded by the coding sequence GTGAGGCCCGGCCGCACCGCGGAGCGGGGGTCGACCTCGGCGCTCTTCATCTTCATCTGGTCCGTGGCCCTGATCGCGGTGGGGATCGCACTGGACGTGGGGCGAGTGTTCGTCCTCCGGGAGCAGCTGCGCACCGCCGAGGAGGCAGCTGCGCTGGCCGGCGTGCTCCAGGCCCGCTACGTGGTCGAGGCCCGGTTCCGCAGGGAGGAGAACCGTCCGATCCCGGTCTGCGCCGAGCTGGAACCGACCGAGCCGCCCGAGTGCCACCTCGTGGACCACTGGGTGGCGATCGAACCGGTCATCATCCGCGGCCCCGAGGCTGAGGTCTGGCCGGAAGCGCACCGCCTCTGGGCTGCCCAGTGCAACCGCTACAACGTGCGCTGCAGCCGGCAGTACTTTGCGGCGGAGTGCTGGATCGAGCCCAGGTCCGACTGGGCTGCGGTCCGGTCAGCGGCGCTCAGCGCGTTCCAGGCGAACGCGCGCTGGGGCGGACAGGCGCGCACGGCCGGTCCGGTGGCCGTGGAGGTGGAGACCGGCGGCGGCAGCAAACCCAGGCAACTGAGGGTCAGCGTCACCGCGGTCCTCGAGATGGAGACCCTGCTGCTCCCGATCCTCGGCGTCGACTCGCTGATGGTGACCACCCCGGGCGAGCCGACCGCGGCGGAGCTGGTTCGCCGGGAGTGGACGGGACAGAAGGTCTGGATCGGCGGGGTCCAGGTGCCGTCCCCGTGCCTGTCGCCATAG
- a CDS encoding CpaF family protein, translating to MNGGLRQLIERRQGRSGAAGPPRTHERLRPVLEAVRERLRSTDAPLAALSDREMRDRLWALLEEVLADRFGYLHLTHHEKAALVDRLQYQIFGFGLLDPLLQDDTVKEIMVNGPGRIFVERSGHPEPALTEDGQPLAFGSEAELLHLIERIVARVNRKVDEATPIVDARLPGGARVHVVLPPVSLVGPVLTIRKFPQHPLSLEQMVEAGTLTPLAAEFLERLVQARCNLVISGGTSTGKTTFLNALAMKIPAHERVITIEDSAELQLTGIPNLVSLEARPPNVEGKGALTIRDLVRASLRMRPDRIVVGECRGGEALDMLQAMNTGHDGSLTTVHANSARDALARIETMVLMSGVDLPAAAVRQQVASAVDFILHLERLTDGSRRLWQILEVTGAAGGEVATEPVFQYDLECGALLPAGRPVGRREKFRMAGVTLPEGL from the coding sequence GTGAACGGCGGGCTGCGTCAGCTGATCGAACGCCGCCAGGGCAGGAGCGGAGCCGCCGGTCCGCCCCGGACACACGAGCGGCTGCGGCCGGTGCTGGAGGCGGTGCGGGAGCGCCTGCGCAGCACCGACGCGCCGCTGGCTGCCCTGAGCGACCGCGAGATGCGGGATCGCCTCTGGGCTCTGCTGGAGGAGGTGCTTGCGGACCGCTTCGGCTACCTCCACCTCACGCACCACGAGAAAGCGGCACTGGTCGACAGGCTGCAGTACCAGATCTTCGGCTTCGGGCTGCTGGACCCGCTGCTCCAGGACGACACCGTCAAGGAGATCATGGTGAACGGCCCGGGGCGCATCTTCGTGGAGCGTTCGGGCCATCCGGAGCCGGCCCTGACGGAGGACGGGCAGCCCCTGGCCTTCGGCAGCGAGGCCGAGCTCCTCCACCTGATCGAGCGCATCGTCGCCCGCGTCAACCGCAAGGTGGACGAGGCCACGCCCATCGTCGACGCCCGCCTGCCCGGCGGCGCCCGGGTACACGTGGTGCTGCCTCCTGTGTCGCTCGTCGGGCCGGTGCTCACGATCCGCAAGTTCCCCCAGCACCCCCTGAGCCTGGAGCAGATGGTCGAGGCCGGCACCCTGACGCCGCTTGCGGCGGAGTTCCTGGAGCGGCTGGTGCAGGCCCGGTGCAACCTGGTGATCTCGGGGGGGACGTCCACGGGCAAGACGACCTTCCTCAACGCCCTGGCGATGAAGATCCCGGCGCATGAGCGGGTGATCACCATCGAGGACTCGGCCGAGCTGCAGCTGACCGGCATCCCGAACCTCGTGAGCCTCGAGGCCCGGCCCCCCAACGTGGAGGGCAAGGGGGCGCTGACCATCCGCGACCTGGTGCGGGCCTCCCTGCGCATGCGGCCCGACCGCATCGTGGTGGGTGAGTGCCGCGGCGGCGAGGCGCTGGACATGCTGCAGGCGATGAACACCGGCCACGACGGATCGCTGACGACCGTCCACGCCAACTCCGCCCGGGACGCCCTGGCCCGCATCGAGACCATGGTGCTCATGTCGGGCGTGGACCTGCCCGCGGCCGCGGTCCGGCAGCAGGTCGCCTCGGCCGTCGACTTCATCCTCCACCTGGAGCGGCTGACGGACGGCTCCCGCAGGCTCTGGCAGATCCTCGAGGTCACGGGTGCCGCCGGGGGCGAGGTGGCGACGGAGCCGGTCTTCCAGTACGACCTCGAGTGCGGCGCGCTGCTTCCCGCGGGCCGCCCGGTGGGCCGCCGGGAGAAGTTCCGGATGGCCGGCGTAACGCTTCCGGAGGGATTGTGA
- a CDS encoding Flp family type IVb pilin: MNRFAKGFRRLLSRQEGQGMTEYGLIIALIAVVLITTLTGLNKALDKTFDKVTKQLESAVKK, translated from the coding sequence ATGAATCGGTTCGCCAAGGGCTTCCGTCGACTGCTTTCCCGCCAGGAGGGGCAGGGCATGACCGAGTATGGGCTGATCATCGCCCTGATCGCCGTCGTGCTGATCACCACCCTGACGGGCCTCAACAAGGCGCTGGACAAGACGTTTGACAAGGTCACGAAGCAGTTGGAGTCGGCCGTGAAGAAGTGA
- a CDS encoding type II secretion system F family protein, translating to MVYLIAALAAAALFLALAPGGTSAGALPVWREGIPPAWRPAEAGDDRRLFLLVPPALFLLVGIITGAWMTALISLPAGILLASTLRDALAHLRAQVLRDHLQEALLSLATSLKAGQSLPNALQRCAADLRRLHPGGGQLIHELEVAAREVELGMPVDEALLGLRDRVPLEEVSALVEALVTTRRRGGNIVDVMGNVAHMVADRLAVEREIQVMTAQKRTEAAILALIPLGIYLVVRLTNPTYLGVFHATRWGQVALGLIFLTVAGGYWMAQRIARIDM from the coding sequence ATGGTCTACCTTATCGCTGCTCTCGCCGCAGCGGCGCTCTTCCTTGCCCTTGCCCCGGGCGGCACGTCCGCCGGTGCGCTCCCGGTGTGGCGTGAGGGGATTCCCCCGGCGTGGCGGCCCGCGGAAGCCGGGGACGACCGGCGTCTGTTCCTGCTGGTGCCGCCGGCCCTGTTCCTGCTGGTCGGCATCATCACCGGCGCCTGGATGACGGCGCTCATCAGCCTGCCGGCGGGAATCCTGCTGGCCAGCACGCTGCGCGATGCCCTCGCGCACCTCCGGGCCCAGGTCCTGCGGGACCACCTCCAGGAAGCGCTGCTCTCCCTGGCGACCTCCCTGAAGGCCGGCCAGTCCCTGCCCAATGCCCTTCAGCGGTGCGCCGCGGACCTGCGGAGGCTCCATCCGGGCGGCGGGCAACTGATCCACGAGCTGGAGGTGGCCGCCCGGGAAGTGGAGTTGGGCATGCCGGTGGACGAGGCCCTGCTCGGCCTCCGCGACCGGGTGCCGCTGGAGGAGGTGTCGGCGCTCGTCGAAGCCCTGGTGACGACCCGCAGGCGGGGCGGGAACATCGTGGATGTCATGGGCAACGTGGCCCACATGGTCGCGGACCGCCTGGCAGTGGAACGCGAGATTCAGGTGATGACGGCTCAGAAGCGCACCGAAGCGGCCATCCTGGCCCTGATCCCCCTGGGGATCTACCTGGTGGTCCGGCTGACCAACCCGACCTACCTGGGTGTCTTCCACGCCACCCGGTGGGGTCAGGTGGCCCTTGGGCTCATCTTCCTCACCGTGGCCGGCGGCTACTGGATGGCTCAGCGGATTGCGCGCATCGACATGTGA
- a CDS encoding AAA family ATPase: MTPLRVALCGLAPAAAARFRDWLEAHPAMGLQVTVAVSDIDALLEQLAASPSHAVVLDAGLGLEGISLAQDLTAAHYAVLCAASGAVPPLVRRRAAELGIAHCPDADPARLAAMLRHLLGLAPGAPATGKIIAFHSPRGGAGTSSLLLHLARELRDRGSRVAVVELGSGGGAVPLLGVRQAGGWAELCGLSPEALAGDPEGPGRIAGALVEAEPGIHLMPSAGPAAMDDLSPELVEAVLRLLGPCGCAYALVDTPAEMTVRTAAAMAAADAVCLVGLPDAVSAYRLVQVEALLGELQVPPGRVRLVLNRVREQLPLPVEEALGFLPYRPALRIPEEPRSSGDGTGRFAGFKPGGPAARALDRLLEALVEEVKGP; the protein is encoded by the coding sequence ATGACGCCGCTCCGTGTGGCGCTATGCGGCCTGGCGCCCGCGGCCGCCGCGCGCTTCCGGGACTGGCTGGAGGCGCACCCCGCCATGGGGCTCCAGGTGACGGTCGCCGTCTCTGACATTGACGCCTTGCTCGAGCAGCTCGCCGCCTCGCCCAGCCATGCCGTCGTGCTCGACGCGGGGCTCGGCCTGGAGGGGATCTCCCTCGCACAGGACCTGACCGCCGCGCACTACGCGGTGCTGTGCGCCGCCAGCGGAGCGGTCCCGCCCCTGGTCCGGCGCAGGGCCGCCGAGCTGGGCATCGCCCACTGCCCGGACGCCGACCCCGCCCGGCTGGCCGCCATGCTCCGGCACCTGCTGGGGCTGGCCCCCGGAGCGCCCGCGACCGGGAAGATCATCGCCTTCCACTCCCCCCGGGGAGGCGCCGGCACCAGCTCGCTGCTGCTCCACCTCGCCCGGGAACTGCGGGATCGCGGCAGCCGGGTGGCGGTGGTGGAACTGGGCAGCGGAGGCGGTGCCGTACCTTTGCTGGGCGTGCGCCAGGCGGGGGGCTGGGCAGAGCTCTGCGGGCTGTCACCTGAGGCGCTCGCCGGGGATCCGGAAGGCCCCGGCCGGATCGCAGGCGCCCTGGTGGAGGCCGAGCCCGGCATTCACCTGATGCCCAGCGCCGGCCCGGCCGCGATGGACGACCTCAGCCCGGAGCTCGTGGAGGCGGTGCTGCGCCTGTTGGGGCCGTGTGGCTGCGCCTACGCGCTGGTCGACACACCGGCTGAGATGACCGTCCGGACGGCCGCAGCGATGGCGGCCGCCGATGCCGTCTGCCTCGTCGGCCTGCCCGACGCGGTCTCGGCCTACCGCCTGGTTCAGGTGGAGGCGCTGCTGGGGGAGCTGCAGGTCCCTCCCGGCCGGGTGAGGCTCGTGCTGAACCGGGTGCGTGAACAGCTGCCGCTGCCGGTCGAGGAGGCGCTCGGGTTCCTCCCGTACCGCCCGGCGCTGCGGATCCCCGAGGAGCCGCGGTCCTCCGGCGACGGTACGGGGCGGTTTGCCGGCTTCAAGCCCGGGGGACCGGCCGCGCGCGCCCTCGACCGCCTGCTGGAGGCGCTCGTCGAGGAGGTGAAAGGCCCGTGA